From the genome of Thermogutta terrifontis, one region includes:
- the rsmH gene encoding 16S rRNA (cytosine(1402)-N(4))-methyltransferase RsmH, producing the protein MDVSAQSCHIPVMPQEVLKFLHPQPGQVIVDATLGGGGHTRLIAQRVWPGGAVIALDRDPAAVHRAEKNLAALPVRIVQGDFRDLPEILDELDVETVDGILLDLGMSSDQLADASRGFSFQADGPLDLRFDPTSGEPAWTLINRMGEKALADLIYRYGEERFSRRIAARIVEERKKSPIKTARDLAELICRVVPRHRSGGIHPATRTFQALRIAVNDELGALETALRRYPDVLRPGGRLVVISFHSLEDRLVKEAFKSDPRYTVLTKKPITPSEEEVAANPRARSAKLRAAART; encoded by the coding sequence ATGGATGTCTCTGCCCAAAGTTGCCACATTCCGGTGATGCCTCAGGAAGTTCTGAAATTTCTGCATCCGCAACCTGGGCAGGTCATCGTGGATGCTACTTTAGGAGGGGGTGGCCACACACGCCTAATCGCTCAGCGGGTTTGGCCGGGGGGCGCCGTCATCGCTTTGGACCGCGATCCGGCAGCCGTGCATCGCGCGGAAAAGAATTTGGCGGCCCTGCCGGTCCGGATTGTGCAAGGTGATTTCCGTGATTTGCCAGAAATATTAGACGAACTGGATGTAGAAACGGTGGACGGTATCTTGCTCGACCTGGGGATGTCGAGCGATCAATTGGCCGACGCCAGCCGCGGCTTCAGCTTTCAGGCGGATGGACCGCTCGACCTGCGGTTCGACCCAACCTCCGGGGAACCCGCGTGGACGCTCATCAACCGGATGGGGGAAAAAGCCCTCGCCGACCTTATCTACCGGTATGGGGAGGAACGCTTTTCTCGGCGGATTGCTGCCCGAATTGTGGAAGAACGCAAAAAGAGCCCGATCAAAACAGCACGCGATCTGGCGGAACTCATCTGCCGCGTTGTGCCTCGGCATCGGTCCGGTGGCATCCACCCCGCAACTCGCACTTTCCAGGCGTTGCGGATTGCGGTTAATGACGAGCTGGGCGCGTTAGAAACGGCCCTACGGCGTTATCCCGACGTGCTCCGACCTGGAGGACGCCTTGTGGTGATCAGTTTCCATTCGCTGGAAGACCGGTTGGTTAAAGAGGCGTTCAAATCTGATCCCCGGTACACGGTTCTCACCAAAAAACCGATTACGCCGAGCGAAGAAGAGGTGGCGGCCAATCCGCGGGCACGGAGTGCCAAGCTGAGGGCCGCCGCGCGAACCTGA
- a CDS encoding ABC transporter ATP-binding protein, which translates to MVLRQPLALLGVSVTALVVGVLWGGNISAIYPIVEVAFRGESLHYWVDLKIEECRQAQQAIQEQLAAIAHSRGEATPNQEAWSQGSRQAPQSGLSQQTRALEAELAQVQLRQRQYEWLRPWIQRLTPRDPFSTLCFILGLLLLGTVLKSAALVTNSILVARVAHQTILQLRRQLFAHALRLELNRPGQESAAQMMSRFTHDMNAIHGGLTILLGKMTREPLKMFACLAAAAYICWPLLVFSLLVVPPAGWAIWRLGRLLKKANRKAMEEMAQLYGTLEEALRALPIVKAFTMEPYERRRFFDTCRRYYVKGMKIAMYDALTNPVTEVLGITIISLAMIAGAYLVLHQKTTFLGITISAQPLSMPELVLFYALLAGAADPVRKLSDVFSGLQAAFAATDRVYALLEKAPDVREKPGARSIPRHRKHLVFDHVWFGYVPGRPVLRDINLTIPFGETLVIVGGSGCGKSTLVGLIPRFFDPQQGEIRLDGVPLPDIRLRSLRKQIGLVTQEPVLFHDTILNNIKYGSPHATDEQAVDAARAAHAHHFIEQLPNGYDTVVGPMGVGLSGGQRQRIALARAILRDPAILILDEATSQIDVESEQLIQEALEKFILGRTTIMITHRLSSIGLADRVMLMQDGQIVDIGSHDELLARSAIYRRFHSLQYEDLRAA; encoded by the coding sequence TTGGTCCTGCGACAGCCCCTGGCGCTCTTGGGCGTGAGTGTCACAGCCCTGGTCGTGGGGGTCCTGTGGGGAGGCAACATCTCGGCCATTTATCCCATTGTGGAGGTTGCATTCCGCGGGGAATCGCTTCACTACTGGGTGGACTTGAAAATCGAAGAATGCCGCCAGGCGCAGCAGGCCATCCAGGAGCAGCTTGCCGCGATTGCCCACTCCCGGGGCGAGGCGACCCCAAATCAGGAAGCTTGGTCACAGGGGTCGCGACAAGCTCCGCAAAGCGGGCTCTCCCAACAAACGCGGGCTCTTGAAGCGGAGCTGGCTCAGGTCCAGCTTAGGCAACGGCAGTACGAGTGGTTGCGGCCGTGGATCCAGCGTCTGACTCCACGAGATCCCTTTTCGACACTCTGTTTTATTCTCGGTTTACTCCTGCTGGGCACTGTTTTGAAGAGTGCTGCGCTGGTGACCAACTCCATTTTGGTGGCTCGAGTTGCTCATCAAACAATCCTTCAGCTCCGCCGTCAGCTCTTTGCCCATGCGCTGCGATTGGAGCTCAATCGGCCAGGCCAGGAAAGTGCCGCCCAGATGATGAGCCGATTCACGCACGACATGAACGCTATCCACGGCGGATTGACAATCCTGCTCGGCAAGATGACTCGCGAGCCGCTGAAAATGTTTGCCTGTCTGGCTGCGGCAGCCTACATTTGCTGGCCGCTTCTGGTCTTCTCTTTGCTGGTGGTTCCGCCGGCGGGCTGGGCAATCTGGCGTCTGGGCCGGCTTCTCAAAAAGGCCAATCGCAAGGCGATGGAGGAGATGGCCCAGCTTTATGGAACCCTGGAGGAGGCACTGCGTGCCCTCCCGATCGTCAAAGCCTTCACCATGGAGCCCTATGAGCGGCGTCGCTTTTTCGATACGTGTCGGCGCTACTATGTCAAGGGCATGAAGATTGCAATGTACGACGCGCTGACCAATCCGGTCACCGAGGTTCTCGGAATTACCATCATCAGCCTCGCCATGATTGCCGGGGCCTACCTTGTTCTCCATCAGAAGACGACCTTTCTTGGGATCACCATTTCCGCACAACCGCTGTCCATGCCGGAACTCGTGCTCTTCTATGCCCTTCTGGCGGGAGCCGCTGATCCGGTGCGAAAACTCTCGGATGTCTTCTCGGGCCTCCAGGCCGCCTTTGCGGCGACCGATCGCGTTTACGCACTTCTGGAAAAAGCCCCGGATGTTCGGGAAAAGCCGGGCGCTCGATCGATCCCGCGGCACCGGAAGCACCTCGTGTTTGACCACGTCTGGTTTGGGTATGTGCCGGGTCGGCCAGTCCTTCGCGATATTAACCTCACGATTCCGTTTGGGGAGACCCTGGTCATCGTGGGTGGAAGCGGGTGTGGGAAGAGCACGCTCGTGGGGCTTATTCCCCGGTTCTTTGATCCCCAGCAGGGAGAAATTCGATTAGACGGCGTCCCGCTTCCGGATATCCGCCTGCGATCCCTCCGCAAGCAGATTGGCCTGGTAACCCAGGAGCCGGTTCTCTTCCACGATACGATCCTCAACAACATCAAATACGGTTCGCCCCACGCCACCGATGAACAGGCCGTTGATGCGGCACGGGCAGCCCATGCTCATCATTTCATCGAGCAACTTCCCAACGGTTACGACACGGTTGTTGGTCCGATGGGGGTAGGCCTGTCCGGGGGACAGCGCCAGCGGATCGCGCTGGCCCGGGCAATTCTTCGGGATCCTGCCATCCTTATCCTCGATGAGGCCACCAGCCAGATCGACGTGGAAAGCGAGCAACTCATTCAGGAGGCACTGGAGAAATTCATTCTTGGTCGGACCACGATCATGATCACTCATCGGCTCAGCTCGATCGGTCTCGCCGATCGCGTGATGCTCATGCAAGACGGCCAAATCGTGGACATTGGCAGCCATGACGAGTTGCTCGCGCGATCGGCCATTTACCGGCGTTTTCATTCGCTGCAATACGAAGATCTCCGTGCTGCGTGA
- a CDS encoding ABC transporter permease has translation MPLWKIAWRSIQHRAVASVLTAFSMALGVALVVAVLVIYHVLDRSFRRSSQGYDMIVGSAKGGPLELVLSTVYYLQPPRGTIPYQVYEELHHGQFATEVAAAIPVCIGGSYAGYPVIATVPEMFEEFRYLGDHPYEFEENGRNFRDDAPFEAVIGATVARKAGLKVGDTFRITHGFGGQGGHEHPEQFTIVGVLKPTGTPNDRGIFVNIEGFWKLHLHDQHSSASSEEETQGEEQNTATGSSHEESEATHTENEKLLTAVLVKRDWTNTAKALALPQLVGREPGVQCVIPAEEVAKLFEGLLGNIQTVLLIFAVLIVVVAGIGLMVSIYNSMSERRLEIAIMRALGAKRTTVMAVILLESILLSLGGGAFGVCLGHGLIGAFSGVIFEETGVQISALSFQPIELVLVPGLIILASIVGYLPALIAYRTDVARALASGV, from the coding sequence ATGCCTCTCTGGAAAATTGCCTGGCGAAGCATTCAACATCGTGCGGTGGCGTCGGTGCTCACGGCATTTTCGATGGCCCTGGGCGTAGCCCTGGTGGTGGCGGTCCTGGTGATCTACCACGTATTGGATCGTTCGTTCCGCCGCAGCTCTCAGGGCTACGACATGATCGTCGGCTCCGCCAAGGGAGGGCCTTTGGAACTGGTACTCAGTACCGTTTACTACCTTCAGCCTCCGCGGGGGACTATCCCGTATCAGGTTTACGAGGAGCTTCACCACGGCCAGTTCGCCACCGAAGTCGCGGCGGCCATTCCGGTGTGCATCGGCGGGAGCTACGCAGGCTATCCGGTGATCGCCACGGTTCCTGAAATGTTTGAAGAATTCCGATACCTGGGCGATCATCCCTACGAGTTCGAAGAAAACGGGCGGAACTTTCGGGATGATGCCCCTTTTGAGGCCGTCATCGGGGCAACTGTGGCACGGAAGGCGGGCCTCAAAGTGGGAGACACTTTTCGCATTACTCATGGCTTCGGCGGCCAGGGTGGCCACGAGCACCCCGAACAGTTCACCATCGTGGGGGTGCTGAAGCCAACAGGGACTCCCAATGACCGGGGAATTTTTGTCAATATCGAGGGCTTTTGGAAGCTCCATCTCCACGACCAGCATTCATCAGCAAGCTCTGAAGAGGAAACCCAGGGCGAAGAACAGAACACCGCAACAGGTTCGAGTCACGAGGAATCCGAGGCAACTCACACCGAAAACGAAAAGCTGCTGACGGCGGTTCTGGTCAAGCGTGACTGGACAAACACGGCCAAAGCGCTGGCTCTCCCGCAACTTGTTGGCAGAGAGCCAGGCGTCCAGTGTGTCATCCCCGCGGAAGAGGTGGCCAAATTGTTCGAAGGATTGCTCGGAAATATTCAGACCGTGCTGCTCATCTTCGCGGTCCTCATTGTGGTTGTGGCAGGAATTGGCCTGATGGTGAGCATCTATAACTCGATGAGTGAGCGGCGTCTGGAGATCGCGATCATGCGGGCGTTGGGGGCCAAGCGGACGACGGTGATGGCGGTCATCCTCCTGGAGTCGATCCTTCTGTCACTCGGTGGTGGGGCTTTCGGAGTTTGTTTGGGCCACGGCCTGATCGGCGCTTTTTCCGGCGTCATTTTTGAAGAAACCGGTGTCCAGATTTCCGCCCTCAGTTTCCAGCCGATCGAGCTGGTGCTGGTCCCGGGGCTGATTATTCTCGCCTCAATTGTGGGTTATCTGCCTGCCCTTATCGCATACCGGACGGATGTGGCCCGGGCACTGGCTTCCGGCGTCTAA
- a CDS encoding ABC transporter ATP-binding protein translates to MTFPQDQAPLLLLQDVRKSFREPDGGELPILDIPEFTVEAGEQVVIVGESGCGKTTLLHIIAGISRPDEGQVRIAGWDITLLSEAECDRFRAENIGYVFQTFNLLPAFTALENVLLGMTFGRGKPDVKRAKQLLERVGLGHRLHHKPRQLSVGEQQRVSVARALANRPKLILADEPTANVDSSNQQAVLDLLREGCREENVALILVTHSPEVARQFPRIVHLPDINLVLSHRRR, encoded by the coding sequence ATGACATTTCCGCAAGACCAAGCACCTCTGTTGCTCCTCCAGGATGTCCGCAAGTCGTTCCGAGAGCCGGACGGCGGGGAACTCCCCATCCTGGATATTCCCGAGTTCACCGTCGAAGCGGGGGAACAGGTTGTCATCGTGGGAGAAAGCGGGTGCGGGAAGACAACGCTCCTCCACATCATCGCGGGAATCAGTCGTCCCGATGAAGGTCAGGTCCGTATCGCTGGGTGGGATATCACCCTCCTTTCCGAGGCGGAATGTGACCGATTTCGGGCTGAGAATATCGGCTACGTATTCCAGACCTTTAATCTTCTGCCTGCTTTTACCGCCCTGGAAAATGTGTTGCTGGGCATGACGTTCGGGCGGGGCAAGCCGGATGTCAAACGAGCCAAACAGCTCTTGGAACGCGTCGGACTGGGTCACCGACTGCATCACAAACCGCGCCAGCTTTCAGTTGGGGAGCAGCAGCGCGTTTCGGTGGCGCGGGCGCTTGCCAATCGCCCAAAACTGATCCTCGCGGACGAACCCACAGCTAATGTGGACTCCAGCAACCAACAGGCGGTACTGGACTTGTTGCGGGAAGGTTGCCGGGAAGAAAATGTGGCCCTCATCCTTGTGACGCACAGTCCCGAGGTGGCCCGCCAGTTCCCCCGCATTGTTCATCTTCCCGATATTAACCTGGTTCTTTCCCACCGGCGGCGCTAA